A window of the Henckelia pumila isolate YLH828 chromosome 3, ASM3356847v2, whole genome shotgun sequence genome harbors these coding sequences:
- the LOC140890426 gene encoding uncharacterized protein isoform X1 encodes MSMPRSQSDQLLSSAASPATSSSSWDCMLPGPPSKNNGGSADLSAAGLLAYASGSSVTVLDTHSMQLVSTIPMPPPTPSAVSPFITAVRWSPLPLPHLLLENSSPHLLIAVGDRHGRISILDLRSKSPILFLDSNSPNSSKLGVQDLCWVQTRSDSWGLAAISGPSMLSLYNTATGRCFFKYDASPEYFCCLRRDPFDSRHFCVLGLKGFLLSVKLLGDSENDVAMKELQIRTDASELQRLERDSPTTNGGAPASSAFPNYLVKFAFSPHWKHVILVGFPRELVVFDLQYESVLFATGLPRGCGKVLDVLPDASMEIFYCAHMDGKLTTWRCKEGEQVHIMCSMEELIPLIGTSVPSPSLLAVTISKLDSALQDIGKLCWDATSLDTDFDSPFDFVDESSIISKTHIVSISDDGKLWKWCLTAEESSAVQKDIEIVSEIAKASKVPVPEESRLDFSADEHAISSVYQQDDTYSRKNSQSRRTIAADEVLFKINLVGQLHLLSSTVTMLAVPSPSLTATLARGGNSPAVAVPLVALGTQSGTVDVIDISANAVAASFSIHSSMVRGLRWLGNSRLVSFSYTQVTEKTGGYVNRLVVTCLRSGLNRTFRTMQKPERAPIRALRASSSGRYLLILFRDAPVEVWAMTKTPIMLRSLALPFTVLEWTLPTVPRPTQSTPSRTSSFLSRERVGMPPSGTSSPTKAPSSEGADGSQDEFSESFAFALVNGALGVFEVHGRRIRDFRPKWPSSSFVSSDGLITAMAYRLPHVVMGDRSGNIRWWDVTTGQSSSFNTHRDGIKRIKFSPVVPGDRSRGRIAVLFYDNTFSVFDLDSPDPMANSLLQPQFPGTLVLELDWMPLRTNKNDPLVLCIAGADSSFRLVEVTVNDPKLGGIGAQSRSVKERFRPVPLLSPVLLPTPHALALRMIIQLGVKPAWFDAFSTSMNIVDSHTPKTPSAGDFRGYMMDSPRIGDTVVPEMLLKVLEPYRKEGCLLDDDKVRLYSKVVQKDSSLRLAFAAAVFGDSMEALFWLQLPHALNHLMSKMANKSPQKVPTSAQTPEIDEASILSRISSKGKSGPGSGKKNLLINGQLRLMAFQPEELCERATERITWHEKLEDEEAIQNRVHELVSVGNLEAAVSLLLSTPPESSYFYANALRAVALSSAVSSSLLELAVKVVAANMVRSDRSLSGMHLLCAVGRYQEACSQLQDAGRWTDAATLAATHLKGSDYARVLQRWAEQVLYAEHNLWRALILYVAAGALPEALAALREAQLPDTAAMFILVCREIHATFLSNLDSDEEASSIRDKLSNLPGLNPVNDDVIAVGEYYGQYQRKLVHLCMDSQPYTD; translated from the exons ATGTCGATGCCTCGGTCGCAGAGCGATCAACTCTTGTCCTCCGCCGCCTCCCCCGCCACCTCCTCCTCTTCATGGGACTGCATGCTGCCCGGACCGCCGTCCAAGAACAACGGCGGATCAGCTGATCTCTCTGCCGCCGGCCTACTCGCCTACGCCTCCGGCAGCTCCGTCACCGTTCTCGACACACATTCCATGCAGCTCGTCTCTACCATTCCCATGCCCCCGCCCACTCCCTCTGCTGTCTCTCCTTTCATAACCGCTGTCCGATGGTCTCCGCTCCCACTCCCTCACCTCCTCCTCGAGAACTCATCCCCTCACCTTCTTATCGCCGTGGGTGATCGCCATGGACGCATTTCGATCCTAGATTTACGATCCAAGTCCCCGATACTGTTCTTGGACAGCAATTCTCCTAATTCGTCTAAATTGGGCGTTCAGGATCTCTGCTGGGTTCAGACCCGCTCCGACTCCTGGGGTCTCGCCGCCATTTCCGGGCCTTCAATGCTCTCTCTTTACAATACCGCTACGGGGAGATGTTTCTTCAAGTATGACGCTTCGCCAGAGTACTTCTGCTGTCTCCGCCGCGACCCCTTTGATTCACGTCATTTCTGTGTTCTGGGCCTCAAGGGCTTCTTGCTCTCGGTGAAATTGCTTGGTGACTCAGAGAACGATGTTGCTATGAAGGAGCTCCAGATTCGTACTGACGCCTCGGAATTGCAGAGACTGGAGAGGGATTCTCCTACTACTAATGGTGGAGCGCCAGCTTCATCGGCTTTCCCAAATTATCTGGTGAAGTTTGCGTTCTCGCCACACTGGAAGCATGTGATATTAGTGGGCTTTCCTAGGGAGCTCGTGGTGTTTGACTTGCAGTATGAATCTGTTCTGTTTGCAACAGGCCTGCCAAGGGGATGCGGAAAGGTTTTAGATGTGTTGCCAGATGCGAGTATGGAGATATTTTACTGTGCTCATATGGATGGGAAGCTCACTACTTGGCGATGCAAAGA AGGCGAGCAGGTGCACATTATGTGTTCAATGGAAGAATTGATCCCCTTAATCGGTACATCTGTTCCTTCTCCATCACTTCTTGCTGTTACCATCTCCAAATTAGATTCCGCACTCCAAGACATTGGCAAGCTTTGTTGGGATGCGACTTCTCTTGATACAGATTTCGACAGTCCATTTGATTTTGTTGACGAATCTTCTATCATTTCTAAAACTCATATAGTATCAATTTCGGATGATGGGAAACTGTGGAAATGGTGCCTGACTGCTGAAGAATCTAGTGCTGTTCAGAAGGATATAGAGATTGTTAGCGAAATTGCAAAAGCCAGTAAAGTTCCAGTTCCAGAAGAATCACGGTTAGATTTTTCAGCTGATGAACATGCAATTAGCTCAGTTTACCAGCAAGATGATACATATAGTAGAAAGAACAGCCAATCTAGACGTACCATTGCCGCAGATGAAGTTTTATTTAAG ATTAACCTAGTAGGGCAACTGCATCTTCTTTCGTCAACAGTAACTATGCTGGCTGTACCATCTCCTTCGCTTACAGCTACTTTGGCAC GTGGGGGAAATTCTCCTGCTGTAGCTGTTCCGCTAGTTGCTTTAGGAACTCAAAGTGGCACAGTTGATGTGATTGATATCTCTGCAAATGCTGTTGCTGCGAGTTTTTCCATTCATAGTAGTATGGTCAGGGGATTACGCTGGCTGGGAAATTCAAGATTGGTGTCGTTTTCTTATACACAG GTAACCGAAAAAACAGGAGGATATGTTAATAGACTAGTTGTTACCTGCCTCAGAAGTGGCCTTAATCGAACATTTCGAACCATGCAAAAGCCAGAGAGAGCTCCAATCAGAGCATTGAGGGCTTCATCTTCTGGAAG ATATCTTTTGATCTTGTTTCGGGATGCACCTGTAGAGGTTTGGGCAATGACAAAGACTCCAATAATG CTGCGGTCATTAGCCCTACCATTCACTGTTCTTGAATGGACACTTCCCACAGTTCCAAGGCCAACTCAAAGTACACCTTCAAGAACCTCGTCATTTTTATCCAGAGAGCGTGTTGGAATGCCTCCATCTGGGACCTCTTCTCCTACTAAAGCCCCTTCATCAG AAGGAGCTGATGGATCTCAAGATGAATTTTCGGAAAGCTTTGCATTTGCGTTGGTCAATGGTGCACTTGGAGTTTTTGAGGTTCATGGACGAAGAATTCGAGATTTCAG ACCTAAGTGGCCATCTTCATCTTTTGTTTCCTCGGATGGATTAATTACGGCAATGGCCTATCGCCTGCCTCATGTA GTTATGGGGGACAGGTCTGGGAACATACGCTGGTGGGATGTGACTACTGGCCAGTCATCCTCATTCAACACTCACAGGGATGGTATTAAGAGAATTAAGTTCTCACCGGTTGTTCCTGGAGATCGGAGCCGTGGGCGCATTGCTGTGCTATTCTATGACAACACATTTTCTGTGTTTGACCTT GACTCGCCTGATCCAATGGCTAATTCTCTTTTGCAACCCCAATTTCCTGGAACACTTGTACTTGAACTTGATTGGATGCCATTGCGAACAAATAAGAATGATCCGTTGGTGCTGTGCATTGCTGGAGCTGATAGTAGTTTCCGTCTTGTTGAAGTTACTGT AAATGACCCAAAACTTGGGGGTATTGGTGCACAATCCCGGTCCGTGAAGGAGAGATTTCGGCCCGTACCTTTACTTTCTCCTGTATTGCTCCCCACGCCACATGCCCTG GCGTTGCGGATGATCATACAGTTGGGTGTAAAGCCTGCATGGTTCGATGCCTTTAGTACATCAATGAATATCGTAGATTCACATACTCCAAAAACCCCATCTGCTGGAGATTTTCGTGGTTATATGATGGATTCCCCACGTATTGGTGACACTGTTGTTCCAGAGATGCTTCTTAAAGTATTAGAGCCTTACCGTAAAGAAG GCTGCCTGCTTGATGACGATAAAGTGAGACTATACTCTAAAGTTGTTCAAAAGGACTCATCGTTGAGGTTAGCATTTGCTGCTGCTGTCTTTGGGGACTCCATGGAAGCACTTTTTTGGCTACAGCTGCCTCATGCTCTCAACCACTTGATGTCTAAAATGGCTAATAAGTCTCCACAAAAAGTTCCAACATCAGCTCAAACTCCTGAGATAGATGAGGCATCAATATTGAGTAGGATATCTTCAAAAGGGAAATCAGGGCCTGGATCGGGGAAAAAGAATTTGTTG ATTAATGGCCAACTTAGACTTATGGCTTTTCAACCAGAAGAACTGTGTGAGCGGGCAACCGAACGTATTACTTGGCATGAGAAATTAGAAGATGAAGAGGCAATTCAAAACCGTGTACATGA ACTTGTTTCAGTTGGCAACTTGGAAGCTGCTGTTAGTTTATTGCTCTCAACTCCTCCAGAGAGCTCTTACTTCTATGCAAATGCTTTACGAGCTGTTGCCCTTTCTTCTGCTGTGTCCAGTTCTCTGCTTGAACTGGCTGTGAAG GTAGTTGCAGCCAATATGGTCAGGTCTGATAGATCATTGTCTGGCATGCACCTGCTTTGTGCTGTAGGTAGATACCAGGAAGCTTGCTCTCAG TTGCAGGATGCTGGACGGTGGACTGATGCTGCAACACTAGCTGCAACACATTTAAAAGGATCTGATTATGCAAG GGTATTGCAGAGATGGGCCGAACAAGTTCTATACGCTGAACATAACCTTTGGAG GGCTTTGATCTTGTATGTTGCAGCTGGTGCGTTGCCGGAGGCACTTGCAGCACTTCGCGAAGCGCAGCTGCCCGACACAGCAGCAATGTTCATACTTGTTTGCCGTGAAATCCATGCCACATTCCTCTCAAACTTGGATTCTGATgaagaggcatcttcaatcaGAGATAAGCTGTCAAACTTACCTGGGCTGAACCCCGTAAACGATGATGTCATTGCAGTTGGTGAATATTATGGACAGTACCAAAGGAAACTAGTACATCTGTGCATGGACTCTCAGCCTTACACTGACTAA
- the LOC140890426 gene encoding uncharacterized protein isoform X2 produces MSMPRSQSDQLLSSAASPATSSSSWDCMLPGPPSKNNGGSADLSAAGLLAYASGSSVTVLDTHSMQLVSTIPMPPPTPSAVSPFITAVRWSPLPLPHLLLENSSPHLLIAVGDRHGRISILDLRSKSPILFLDSNSPNSSKLGVQDLCWVQTRSDSWGLAAISGPSMLSLYNTATGRCFFKYDASPEYFCCLRRDPFDSRHFCVLGLKGFLLSVKLLGDSENDVAMKELQIRTDASELQRLERDSPTTNGGAPASSAFPNYLVKFAFSPHWKHVILVGFPRELVVFDLQYESVLFATGLPRGCGKVLDVLPDASMEIFYCAHMDGKLTTWRCKEGEQVHIMCSMEELIPLIGTSVPSPSLLAVTISKLDSALQDIGKLCWDATSLDTDFDSPFDFVDESSIISKTHIVSISDDGKLWKWCLTAEESSAVQKDIEIVSEIAKASKVPVPEESRLDFSADEHAISSVYQQDDTYSRKNSQSRRTIAADEVLFKINLVGQLHLLSSTVTMLAVPSPSLTATLARGGNSPAVAVPLVALGTQSGTVDVIDISANAVAASFSIHSSMVRGLRWLGNSRLVSFSYTQVTEKTGGYVNRLVVTCLRSGLNRTFRTMQKPERAPIRALRASSSGRYLLILFRDAPVEVWAMTKTPIMLRSLALPFTVLEWTLPTVPRPTQSTPSRTSSFLSRERVGMPPSGTSSPTKAPSSEGADGSQDEFSESFAFALVNGALGVFEVHGRRIRDFRPKWPSSSFVSSDGLITAMAYRLPHVVMGDRSGNIRWWDVTTGQSSSFNTHRDGIKRIKFSPVVPGDRSRGRIAVLFYDNTFSVFDLDSPDPMANSLLQPQFPGTLVLELDWMPLRTNKNDPLVLCIAGADSSFRLVEVTVNDPKLGGIGAQSRSVKERFRPVPLLSPVLLPTPHALALRMIIQLGVKPAWFDAFSTSMNIVDSHTPKTPSAGDFRGYMMDSPRIGDTVVPEMLLKVLEPYRKEGCLLDDDKVRLYSKVVQKDSSLRLAFAAAVFGDSMEALFWLQLPHALNHLMSKMANKSPQKVPTSAQTPEIDEASILSRISSKGKSGPGSGKKNLLINGQLRLMAFQPEELCERATERITWHEKLEDEEAIQNRVHELVSVGNLEAAVSLLLSTPPESSYFYANALRAVALSSAVSSSLLELAVKVVAANMVRSDRSLSGMHLLCAVGRYQEACSQLQDAGRWTDAATLAATHLKGSDYARCVPSGYCRDGPNKFYTLNITFGGL; encoded by the exons ATGTCGATGCCTCGGTCGCAGAGCGATCAACTCTTGTCCTCCGCCGCCTCCCCCGCCACCTCCTCCTCTTCATGGGACTGCATGCTGCCCGGACCGCCGTCCAAGAACAACGGCGGATCAGCTGATCTCTCTGCCGCCGGCCTACTCGCCTACGCCTCCGGCAGCTCCGTCACCGTTCTCGACACACATTCCATGCAGCTCGTCTCTACCATTCCCATGCCCCCGCCCACTCCCTCTGCTGTCTCTCCTTTCATAACCGCTGTCCGATGGTCTCCGCTCCCACTCCCTCACCTCCTCCTCGAGAACTCATCCCCTCACCTTCTTATCGCCGTGGGTGATCGCCATGGACGCATTTCGATCCTAGATTTACGATCCAAGTCCCCGATACTGTTCTTGGACAGCAATTCTCCTAATTCGTCTAAATTGGGCGTTCAGGATCTCTGCTGGGTTCAGACCCGCTCCGACTCCTGGGGTCTCGCCGCCATTTCCGGGCCTTCAATGCTCTCTCTTTACAATACCGCTACGGGGAGATGTTTCTTCAAGTATGACGCTTCGCCAGAGTACTTCTGCTGTCTCCGCCGCGACCCCTTTGATTCACGTCATTTCTGTGTTCTGGGCCTCAAGGGCTTCTTGCTCTCGGTGAAATTGCTTGGTGACTCAGAGAACGATGTTGCTATGAAGGAGCTCCAGATTCGTACTGACGCCTCGGAATTGCAGAGACTGGAGAGGGATTCTCCTACTACTAATGGTGGAGCGCCAGCTTCATCGGCTTTCCCAAATTATCTGGTGAAGTTTGCGTTCTCGCCACACTGGAAGCATGTGATATTAGTGGGCTTTCCTAGGGAGCTCGTGGTGTTTGACTTGCAGTATGAATCTGTTCTGTTTGCAACAGGCCTGCCAAGGGGATGCGGAAAGGTTTTAGATGTGTTGCCAGATGCGAGTATGGAGATATTTTACTGTGCTCATATGGATGGGAAGCTCACTACTTGGCGATGCAAAGA AGGCGAGCAGGTGCACATTATGTGTTCAATGGAAGAATTGATCCCCTTAATCGGTACATCTGTTCCTTCTCCATCACTTCTTGCTGTTACCATCTCCAAATTAGATTCCGCACTCCAAGACATTGGCAAGCTTTGTTGGGATGCGACTTCTCTTGATACAGATTTCGACAGTCCATTTGATTTTGTTGACGAATCTTCTATCATTTCTAAAACTCATATAGTATCAATTTCGGATGATGGGAAACTGTGGAAATGGTGCCTGACTGCTGAAGAATCTAGTGCTGTTCAGAAGGATATAGAGATTGTTAGCGAAATTGCAAAAGCCAGTAAAGTTCCAGTTCCAGAAGAATCACGGTTAGATTTTTCAGCTGATGAACATGCAATTAGCTCAGTTTACCAGCAAGATGATACATATAGTAGAAAGAACAGCCAATCTAGACGTACCATTGCCGCAGATGAAGTTTTATTTAAG ATTAACCTAGTAGGGCAACTGCATCTTCTTTCGTCAACAGTAACTATGCTGGCTGTACCATCTCCTTCGCTTACAGCTACTTTGGCAC GTGGGGGAAATTCTCCTGCTGTAGCTGTTCCGCTAGTTGCTTTAGGAACTCAAAGTGGCACAGTTGATGTGATTGATATCTCTGCAAATGCTGTTGCTGCGAGTTTTTCCATTCATAGTAGTATGGTCAGGGGATTACGCTGGCTGGGAAATTCAAGATTGGTGTCGTTTTCTTATACACAG GTAACCGAAAAAACAGGAGGATATGTTAATAGACTAGTTGTTACCTGCCTCAGAAGTGGCCTTAATCGAACATTTCGAACCATGCAAAAGCCAGAGAGAGCTCCAATCAGAGCATTGAGGGCTTCATCTTCTGGAAG ATATCTTTTGATCTTGTTTCGGGATGCACCTGTAGAGGTTTGGGCAATGACAAAGACTCCAATAATG CTGCGGTCATTAGCCCTACCATTCACTGTTCTTGAATGGACACTTCCCACAGTTCCAAGGCCAACTCAAAGTACACCTTCAAGAACCTCGTCATTTTTATCCAGAGAGCGTGTTGGAATGCCTCCATCTGGGACCTCTTCTCCTACTAAAGCCCCTTCATCAG AAGGAGCTGATGGATCTCAAGATGAATTTTCGGAAAGCTTTGCATTTGCGTTGGTCAATGGTGCACTTGGAGTTTTTGAGGTTCATGGACGAAGAATTCGAGATTTCAG ACCTAAGTGGCCATCTTCATCTTTTGTTTCCTCGGATGGATTAATTACGGCAATGGCCTATCGCCTGCCTCATGTA GTTATGGGGGACAGGTCTGGGAACATACGCTGGTGGGATGTGACTACTGGCCAGTCATCCTCATTCAACACTCACAGGGATGGTATTAAGAGAATTAAGTTCTCACCGGTTGTTCCTGGAGATCGGAGCCGTGGGCGCATTGCTGTGCTATTCTATGACAACACATTTTCTGTGTTTGACCTT GACTCGCCTGATCCAATGGCTAATTCTCTTTTGCAACCCCAATTTCCTGGAACACTTGTACTTGAACTTGATTGGATGCCATTGCGAACAAATAAGAATGATCCGTTGGTGCTGTGCATTGCTGGAGCTGATAGTAGTTTCCGTCTTGTTGAAGTTACTGT AAATGACCCAAAACTTGGGGGTATTGGTGCACAATCCCGGTCCGTGAAGGAGAGATTTCGGCCCGTACCTTTACTTTCTCCTGTATTGCTCCCCACGCCACATGCCCTG GCGTTGCGGATGATCATACAGTTGGGTGTAAAGCCTGCATGGTTCGATGCCTTTAGTACATCAATGAATATCGTAGATTCACATACTCCAAAAACCCCATCTGCTGGAGATTTTCGTGGTTATATGATGGATTCCCCACGTATTGGTGACACTGTTGTTCCAGAGATGCTTCTTAAAGTATTAGAGCCTTACCGTAAAGAAG GCTGCCTGCTTGATGACGATAAAGTGAGACTATACTCTAAAGTTGTTCAAAAGGACTCATCGTTGAGGTTAGCATTTGCTGCTGCTGTCTTTGGGGACTCCATGGAAGCACTTTTTTGGCTACAGCTGCCTCATGCTCTCAACCACTTGATGTCTAAAATGGCTAATAAGTCTCCACAAAAAGTTCCAACATCAGCTCAAACTCCTGAGATAGATGAGGCATCAATATTGAGTAGGATATCTTCAAAAGGGAAATCAGGGCCTGGATCGGGGAAAAAGAATTTGTTG ATTAATGGCCAACTTAGACTTATGGCTTTTCAACCAGAAGAACTGTGTGAGCGGGCAACCGAACGTATTACTTGGCATGAGAAATTAGAAGATGAAGAGGCAATTCAAAACCGTGTACATGA ACTTGTTTCAGTTGGCAACTTGGAAGCTGCTGTTAGTTTATTGCTCTCAACTCCTCCAGAGAGCTCTTACTTCTATGCAAATGCTTTACGAGCTGTTGCCCTTTCTTCTGCTGTGTCCAGTTCTCTGCTTGAACTGGCTGTGAAG GTAGTTGCAGCCAATATGGTCAGGTCTGATAGATCATTGTCTGGCATGCACCTGCTTTGTGCTGTAGGTAGATACCAGGAAGCTTGCTCTCAG TTGCAGGATGCTGGACGGTGGACTGATGCTGCAACACTAGCTGCAACACATTTAAAAGGATCTGATTATGCAAGGTGTGTTCCATCAG GGTATTGCAGAGATGGGCCGAACAAGTTCTATACGCTGAACATAACCTTTGGAG GGCTTTGA
- the LOC140890426 gene encoding uncharacterized protein isoform X3, translating to MSMPRSQSDQLLSSAASPATSSSSWDCMLPGPPSKNNGGSADLSAAGLLAYASGSSVTVLDTHSMQLVSTIPMPPPTPSAVSPFITAVRWSPLPLPHLLLENSSPHLLIAVGDRHGRISILDLRSKSPILFLDSNSPNSSKLGVQDLCWVQTRSDSWGLAAISGPSMLSLYNTATGRCFFKYDASPEYFCCLRRDPFDSRHFCVLGLKGFLLSVKLLGDSENDVAMKELQIRTDASELQRLERDSPTTNGGAPASSAFPNYLVKFAFSPHWKHVILVGFPRELVVFDLQYESVLFATGLPRGCGKVLDVLPDASMEIFYCAHMDGKLTTWRCKEGEQVHIMCSMEELIPLIGTSVPSPSLLAVTISKLDSALQDIGKLCWDATSLDTDFDSPFDFVDESSIISKTHIVSISDDGKLWKWCLTAEESSAVQKDIEIVSEIAKASKVPVPEESRLDFSADEHAISSVYQQDDTYSRKNSQSRRTIAADEVLFKINLVGQLHLLSSTVTMLAVPSPSLTATLARGGNSPAVAVPLVALGTQSGTVDVIDISANAVAASFSIHSSMVRGLRWLGNSRLVSFSYTQVTEKTGGYVNRLVVTCLRSGLNRTFRTMQKPERAPIRALRASSSGRYLLILFRDAPVEVWAMTKTPIMLRSLALPFTVLEWTLPTVPRPTQSTPSRTSSFLSRERVGMPPSGTSSPTKAPSSEGADGSQDEFSESFAFALVNGALGVFEVHGRRIRDFRPKWPSSSFVSSDGLITAMAYRLPHVVMGDRSGNIRWWDVTTGQSSSFNTHRDGIKRIKFSPVVPGDRSRGRIAVLFYDNTFSVFDLDSPDPMANSLLQPQFPGTLVLELDWMPLRTNKNDPLVLCIAGADSSFRLVEVTVNDPKLGGIGAQSRSVKERFRPVPLLSPVLLPTPHALALRMIIQLGVKPAWFDAFSTSMNIVDSHTPKTPSAGDFRGYMMDSPRIGDTVVPEMLLKVLEPYRKEGCLLDDDKVRLYSKVVQKDSSLRLAFAAAVFGDSMEALFWLQLPHALNHLMSKMANKSPQKVPTSAQTPEIDEASILSRISSKGKSGPGSGKKNLLVLFLMTRLMANLDLWLFNQKNCVSGQPNVLLGMRN from the exons ATGTCGATGCCTCGGTCGCAGAGCGATCAACTCTTGTCCTCCGCCGCCTCCCCCGCCACCTCCTCCTCTTCATGGGACTGCATGCTGCCCGGACCGCCGTCCAAGAACAACGGCGGATCAGCTGATCTCTCTGCCGCCGGCCTACTCGCCTACGCCTCCGGCAGCTCCGTCACCGTTCTCGACACACATTCCATGCAGCTCGTCTCTACCATTCCCATGCCCCCGCCCACTCCCTCTGCTGTCTCTCCTTTCATAACCGCTGTCCGATGGTCTCCGCTCCCACTCCCTCACCTCCTCCTCGAGAACTCATCCCCTCACCTTCTTATCGCCGTGGGTGATCGCCATGGACGCATTTCGATCCTAGATTTACGATCCAAGTCCCCGATACTGTTCTTGGACAGCAATTCTCCTAATTCGTCTAAATTGGGCGTTCAGGATCTCTGCTGGGTTCAGACCCGCTCCGACTCCTGGGGTCTCGCCGCCATTTCCGGGCCTTCAATGCTCTCTCTTTACAATACCGCTACGGGGAGATGTTTCTTCAAGTATGACGCTTCGCCAGAGTACTTCTGCTGTCTCCGCCGCGACCCCTTTGATTCACGTCATTTCTGTGTTCTGGGCCTCAAGGGCTTCTTGCTCTCGGTGAAATTGCTTGGTGACTCAGAGAACGATGTTGCTATGAAGGAGCTCCAGATTCGTACTGACGCCTCGGAATTGCAGAGACTGGAGAGGGATTCTCCTACTACTAATGGTGGAGCGCCAGCTTCATCGGCTTTCCCAAATTATCTGGTGAAGTTTGCGTTCTCGCCACACTGGAAGCATGTGATATTAGTGGGCTTTCCTAGGGAGCTCGTGGTGTTTGACTTGCAGTATGAATCTGTTCTGTTTGCAACAGGCCTGCCAAGGGGATGCGGAAAGGTTTTAGATGTGTTGCCAGATGCGAGTATGGAGATATTTTACTGTGCTCATATGGATGGGAAGCTCACTACTTGGCGATGCAAAGA AGGCGAGCAGGTGCACATTATGTGTTCAATGGAAGAATTGATCCCCTTAATCGGTACATCTGTTCCTTCTCCATCACTTCTTGCTGTTACCATCTCCAAATTAGATTCCGCACTCCAAGACATTGGCAAGCTTTGTTGGGATGCGACTTCTCTTGATACAGATTTCGACAGTCCATTTGATTTTGTTGACGAATCTTCTATCATTTCTAAAACTCATATAGTATCAATTTCGGATGATGGGAAACTGTGGAAATGGTGCCTGACTGCTGAAGAATCTAGTGCTGTTCAGAAGGATATAGAGATTGTTAGCGAAATTGCAAAAGCCAGTAAAGTTCCAGTTCCAGAAGAATCACGGTTAGATTTTTCAGCTGATGAACATGCAATTAGCTCAGTTTACCAGCAAGATGATACATATAGTAGAAAGAACAGCCAATCTAGACGTACCATTGCCGCAGATGAAGTTTTATTTAAG ATTAACCTAGTAGGGCAACTGCATCTTCTTTCGTCAACAGTAACTATGCTGGCTGTACCATCTCCTTCGCTTACAGCTACTTTGGCAC GTGGGGGAAATTCTCCTGCTGTAGCTGTTCCGCTAGTTGCTTTAGGAACTCAAAGTGGCACAGTTGATGTGATTGATATCTCTGCAAATGCTGTTGCTGCGAGTTTTTCCATTCATAGTAGTATGGTCAGGGGATTACGCTGGCTGGGAAATTCAAGATTGGTGTCGTTTTCTTATACACAG GTAACCGAAAAAACAGGAGGATATGTTAATAGACTAGTTGTTACCTGCCTCAGAAGTGGCCTTAATCGAACATTTCGAACCATGCAAAAGCCAGAGAGAGCTCCAATCAGAGCATTGAGGGCTTCATCTTCTGGAAG ATATCTTTTGATCTTGTTTCGGGATGCACCTGTAGAGGTTTGGGCAATGACAAAGACTCCAATAATG CTGCGGTCATTAGCCCTACCATTCACTGTTCTTGAATGGACACTTCCCACAGTTCCAAGGCCAACTCAAAGTACACCTTCAAGAACCTCGTCATTTTTATCCAGAGAGCGTGTTGGAATGCCTCCATCTGGGACCTCTTCTCCTACTAAAGCCCCTTCATCAG AAGGAGCTGATGGATCTCAAGATGAATTTTCGGAAAGCTTTGCATTTGCGTTGGTCAATGGTGCACTTGGAGTTTTTGAGGTTCATGGACGAAGAATTCGAGATTTCAG ACCTAAGTGGCCATCTTCATCTTTTGTTTCCTCGGATGGATTAATTACGGCAATGGCCTATCGCCTGCCTCATGTA GTTATGGGGGACAGGTCTGGGAACATACGCTGGTGGGATGTGACTACTGGCCAGTCATCCTCATTCAACACTCACAGGGATGGTATTAAGAGAATTAAGTTCTCACCGGTTGTTCCTGGAGATCGGAGCCGTGGGCGCATTGCTGTGCTATTCTATGACAACACATTTTCTGTGTTTGACCTT GACTCGCCTGATCCAATGGCTAATTCTCTTTTGCAACCCCAATTTCCTGGAACACTTGTACTTGAACTTGATTGGATGCCATTGCGAACAAATAAGAATGATCCGTTGGTGCTGTGCATTGCTGGAGCTGATAGTAGTTTCCGTCTTGTTGAAGTTACTGT AAATGACCCAAAACTTGGGGGTATTGGTGCACAATCCCGGTCCGTGAAGGAGAGATTTCGGCCCGTACCTTTACTTTCTCCTGTATTGCTCCCCACGCCACATGCCCTG GCGTTGCGGATGATCATACAGTTGGGTGTAAAGCCTGCATGGTTCGATGCCTTTAGTACATCAATGAATATCGTAGATTCACATACTCCAAAAACCCCATCTGCTGGAGATTTTCGTGGTTATATGATGGATTCCCCACGTATTGGTGACACTGTTGTTCCAGAGATGCTTCTTAAAGTATTAGAGCCTTACCGTAAAGAAG GCTGCCTGCTTGATGACGATAAAGTGAGACTATACTCTAAAGTTGTTCAAAAGGACTCATCGTTGAGGTTAGCATTTGCTGCTGCTGTCTTTGGGGACTCCATGGAAGCACTTTTTTGGCTACAGCTGCCTCATGCTCTCAACCACTTGATGTCTAAAATGGCTAATAAGTCTCCACAAAAAGTTCCAACATCAGCTCAAACTCCTGAGATAGATGAGGCATCAATATTGAGTAGGATATCTTCAAAAGGGAAATCAGGGCCTGGATCGGGGAAAAAGAATTTGTTG GTACTTTTTCTCATGACCAGATTAATGGCCAACTTAGACTTATGGCTTTTCAACCAGAAGAACTGTGTGAGCGGGCAACCGAACGTATTACTTGGCATGAGAAATTAG